GATTGCACCTGATGAAGAGTCCTCCACCATTTGACGGAAAGATAAACAATGGGAACATTGAGAAAAATGAGAATCCCCAAAGGACCGCTGAGCTTGGCACGCTGATCGCGGTCTTCAATGAAAGCCCTGAAAATAATGTAACCGGTGTAGAGAAAAAGCAAAATGGCGGTGGTGGTGAGTCTCGCATCCCATGTCCACCACACTCCCCAAGTGGGTCTTCCCCAGATGGAACCAAGGCTCAAAGTCAAAGCTGTAAAGACAACGCCAACCTCAGCACTGGCCGAAGCCAGATGGTCCCAAAAAATTTTCTTTCGGAGCAGATAGAGAATGCTGGAAACAAAGACAATAAAGAAGGCGATGAAGGAAGTCCACGCGGCGGGGACATGCACGTACATGAGTTTTTGCACAAAACCCATGAGTTGATCCGCGGGGGCAAAAAAGAGTCCCCATATTTGTGCGAAAACAAAAAAAGCAATGACAAGAACGATAAAAATATATTTCATAAGTGTCCTTTTCAGGGGCTCGCTGTTTGGTCCATGGTCCATAGTCCTTTCTTCAAGCCTCCATCAACGGTCCGGAGACCATGAGGCTTGCGGCAAAAAATATGGTGTCATAAAGAAGGAGCATCACCAGCCACGGTCTTGATTGACCGAATACGTCCCCTTCCAAGGCCGCTTGGGTAACACAAACAGAGGCCAAGAGCAAGGGGATCAACATTGGAAAAAGCAAAAGCGGAAGCATCACCTGCCTCGCTCTGGTCTTGGTAATCAGGGCGGAATAAAAAGTTCCAAGCGTTGCAATCCCTAAATCCCCCAAAAAAATAACGGCCGCTAAAAGCAGAGGATTCTGAAACCAATCCAGATCAAAAAGAATCATCATCATAAAAAGAACGATGACTTGCACAATCGCGATGAAAAGAAAATTGGTGATCATTTTGCCGAGAAAGACGGCGCGATGGCTGACGGTATACAACACAAGACGGTCCAGACACCCTTCTTCGGCCTCGGCCTGAAAAGATCTCTCGAGCGACAAAACCGCGCTGAAAAGCACCACGAGCCACAAAAGCCCCGGAGCCAGACTCTTCAACAGCATGGGATCCGTTCCCATGGCAAAACTGAAAATAAAAATAATCAAAACGCTGAAAAAAAGGATGTTGTTGATGATCTCTCTTTTGCGAAGCTCAGAAAGAAGGTCTTTATGACAAACAGCAAAGAGACAGTGTAAAAAATTCATAAAATAACATCCGATGGAATTGTTTGGGGGTCACCAAAATAGGCAACGGTCCCGTGATTCAATACCAACGCCTTATCGCACAGGGGAAGCACTTCGGAATGATCGTGCGACGCAAAAAAAACGGGGACACCCTGCTTCTTCCAGTGAAGGATACAGGCATTCATCAACTGTTTTCCGTCGCGGTCCAGATTGGCGTGGGGTTCATCGAGTAAAATTGCCTTGGGTTGGCGAAGTAAAACCCGCGCCAACGCCAACCTTTTTTTCATACCCGTGGAAAACAGACCAACCGCTTTATGTCTCCATTTCACGATGCCCATTTTTGCGAGAACTTCAGAAATTGTTTCTCTGTCAGCTTTTTTTCCACAAAGACTCATGG
This genomic window from Deltaproteobacteria bacterium contains:
- a CDS encoding heme exporter protein CcmB yields the protein MNFLHCLFAVCHKDLLSELRKREIINNILFFSVLIIFIFSFAMGTDPMLLKSLAPGLLWLVVLFSAVLSLERSFQAEAEEGCLDRLVLYTVSHRAVFLGKMITNFLFIAIVQVIVLFMMMILFDLDWFQNPLLLAAVIFLGDLGIATLGTFYSALITKTRARQVMLPLLLFPMLIPLLLASVCVTQAALEGDVFGQSRPWLVMLLLYDTIFFAASLMVSGPLMEA
- a CDS encoding ABC transporter ATP-binding protein → MSGNILELKGLGHRYITNWALVNVSLSSTSKDVIAILGPNGCGKSTLLKILSTRLDPTCGEGTLLGLDLKQDNLEIRTKVEWLGHELGFYKALTAEENLKFSMSLCGKKADRETISEVLAKMGIVKWRHKAVGLFSTGMKKRLALARVLLRQPKAILLDEPHANLDRDGKQLMNACILHWKKQGVPVFFASHDHSEVLPLCDKALVLNHGTVAYFGDPQTIPSDVIL
- the ccsA gene encoding cytochrome c biogenesis protein CcsA, which gives rise to MKYIFIVLVIAFFVFAQIWGLFFAPADQLMGFVQKLMYVHVPAAWTSFIAFFIVFVSSILYLLRKKIFWDHLASASAEVGVVFTALTLSLGSIWGRPTWGVWWTWDARLTTTAILLFLYTGYIIFRAFIEDRDQRAKLSGPLGILIFLNVPIVYLSVKWWRTLHQVQS